One genomic region from Phragmites australis chromosome 1, lpPhrAust1.1, whole genome shotgun sequence encodes:
- the LOC133922610 gene encoding probable E3 ubiquitin-protein ligase RHC1A isoform X1: MAFPCPIACDLVESVRDWAADGWNKMSNRATHWCYACGRPIRLRGQDIICPNCNDGFIQEISEMGGMLNTYGLIEPAFEERPARRFGMMEAMSSLMRQRMAEMGRDRVFDIHGRQGTGTEHGRQSTAGSTLLFGSNTPAPGSESSNVNVVFRRGRRAGIDRPNFSGFLVRPSLEALFEQLSLQNNRQGPAPAPQPAIDSMPVVKINRRHLNDDPQCPVCKDRFEVGSEAREMPCKHLYHTDCIIPWLVQHNSCPVCRHSLPSQPSSNSTRVPSPYYNEAAGPGVTGADLEPAPRNNDGGNQERHSSFSFLWPFDPSSFNSSFYQYEGNMGEPVYDDPSQMTYSEWHYGT; encoded by the coding sequence GAACAAAATGTCAAATAGGGCCACACACTGGTGTTATGCCTGCGGGCGGCCAATTCGTCTCCGTGGACAGGATATAATCTGCCCCAACTGCAATGATGGTTTTATCCAGGAAATCAGTGAGATGGGTGGCATGTTGAACACTTACGGCTTAATTGAACCAGCTTTTGAAGAGCGTCCAGCTAGAAGATTTGGAATGATGGAAGCCATGTCTTCCCTTATGCGACAACGAATGGCAGAAATGGGCAGAGATCGTGTGTTTGATATCCATGGTAGGCAAGGGACAGGTACTGAACATGGAAGGCAGTCAACTGCTGGTTCTACACTTCTATTTGGCAGCAACACGCCCGCTCCTGGAAGCGAGAGTAGTAATGTTAACGTTGTCTTCAGGAGAGGCCGCAGAGCTGGCATTGATCGTCCAAATTTCAGTGGTTTCCTTGTCCGTCCCAGTCTTGAAGCACTATTTGAGCAGCTATCCCTTCAGAATAACCGTCAAGGCCCAGCTCCGGCCCCACAGCCAGCAATCGACTCCATGCCTGTGGTGAAGATAAACCGCAGGCATCTTAATGATGATCCACAGTGTCCAGTTTGCAAAGATAGGTTTGAGGTCGGATCAGAGGCAAGGGAGatgccatgcaagcacttgTACCATACTGACTGCATCATCCCCTGGCTTGTTCAGCACAATTCTTGCCCTGTTTGCCGCCATTCGCTGCCATCACAGCCATCAAGCAATAGCACCCGCGTACCTTCACCCTACTACAATGAAGCCGCTGGTCCTGGGGTCACCGGAGCAGATCTTGAGCCTGCCCCAAGAAACAATGACGGTGGAAATCAGGAAAGGCATAGCTCTTTCTCGTTTCTCtggccatttgacccgtcgaGTTTCAATTCCAGTTTTTATCAGTACGAAGGAAATATGGGTGAGCCAGTATATGACGATCCAAGCCAGATGACATATTCTGAGTGGCACTATGGCACCTGA
- the LOC133922610 gene encoding probable E3 ubiquitin-protein ligase RHC1A isoform X2, whose amino-acid sequence MSNRATHWCYACGRPIRLRGQDIICPNCNDGFIQEISEMGGMLNTYGLIEPAFEERPARRFGMMEAMSSLMRQRMAEMGRDRVFDIHGRQGTGTEHGRQSTAGSTLLFGSNTPAPGSESSNVNVVFRRGRRAGIDRPNFSGFLVRPSLEALFEQLSLQNNRQGPAPAPQPAIDSMPVVKINRRHLNDDPQCPVCKDRFEVGSEAREMPCKHLYHTDCIIPWLVQHNSCPVCRHSLPSQPSSNSTRVPSPYYNEAAGPGVTGADLEPAPRNNDGGNQERHSSFSFLWPFDPSSFNSSFYQYEGNMGEPVYDDPSQMTYSEWHYGT is encoded by the coding sequence ATGTCAAATAGGGCCACACACTGGTGTTATGCCTGCGGGCGGCCAATTCGTCTCCGTGGACAGGATATAATCTGCCCCAACTGCAATGATGGTTTTATCCAGGAAATCAGTGAGATGGGTGGCATGTTGAACACTTACGGCTTAATTGAACCAGCTTTTGAAGAGCGTCCAGCTAGAAGATTTGGAATGATGGAAGCCATGTCTTCCCTTATGCGACAACGAATGGCAGAAATGGGCAGAGATCGTGTGTTTGATATCCATGGTAGGCAAGGGACAGGTACTGAACATGGAAGGCAGTCAACTGCTGGTTCTACACTTCTATTTGGCAGCAACACGCCCGCTCCTGGAAGCGAGAGTAGTAATGTTAACGTTGTCTTCAGGAGAGGCCGCAGAGCTGGCATTGATCGTCCAAATTTCAGTGGTTTCCTTGTCCGTCCCAGTCTTGAAGCACTATTTGAGCAGCTATCCCTTCAGAATAACCGTCAAGGCCCAGCTCCGGCCCCACAGCCAGCAATCGACTCCATGCCTGTGGTGAAGATAAACCGCAGGCATCTTAATGATGATCCACAGTGTCCAGTTTGCAAAGATAGGTTTGAGGTCGGATCAGAGGCAAGGGAGatgccatgcaagcacttgTACCATACTGACTGCATCATCCCCTGGCTTGTTCAGCACAATTCTTGCCCTGTTTGCCGCCATTCGCTGCCATCACAGCCATCAAGCAATAGCACCCGCGTACCTTCACCCTACTACAATGAAGCCGCTGGTCCTGGGGTCACCGGAGCAGATCTTGAGCCTGCCCCAAGAAACAATGACGGTGGAAATCAGGAAAGGCATAGCTCTTTCTCGTTTCTCtggccatttgacccgtcgaGTTTCAATTCCAGTTTTTATCAGTACGAAGGAAATATGGGTGAGCCAGTATATGACGATCCAAGCCAGATGACATATTCTGAGTGGCACTATGGCACCTGA